Proteins co-encoded in one Spirosoma endbachense genomic window:
- a CDS encoding CusA/CzcA family heavy metal efflux RND transporter: MLNAIIKFSIQNKLIIGLLTLALVIWGGWSVTQLPIDAVPDITNNQVQVITSSPSLAAEDIERLVTFPIEVSLSNIPDLTEIRSFSRFGLSIVTVVFTDATDVYWARQQIAERLQNVAGQIPPGVGTPGMSPVTTGLGEIFQYTVVPKKGYEGRYSLTDLRTIQDWTIRRGLLGTPGVADVSGFGGLLKQYEIAVDPDRLRSVGITINDVFTALQQNNQNTGGAYIDKKPNAYFIRSDGLIGSTDDIANISVRLNNQGFPVRIRDVAQVRIGSAVRYGAVTRNGQGETVGGVVMMIKGENSSAVIKRVKEKITEIQKTLPEGIAIVPFLDRTKMVNNAIGTVERNLLEGAIIVIFVLVLLLGNFRAGFVVASIIPLALLFAIAMMNLFGVSGNLMSLGAIDFGLIVDGAVIIVEATLHHIMLRNKDQTLTQEQMDDEVFGAASRIRSSAAFGEIIILIVYLPILALSGIEGKMFRPMALTVAFAILGAFILSLTYVPMISALILNKTVVHKETFSDKLMKRIQRVYEPVLLGSLRYRFIILTCSLALLAVAGILFSRMGGEFIPQLDEGDFAVDTRTLTGSSLSETVDATLKAERILLKKFPEVEQVVAKVGSGEIPTDPMPIEASDLMVILKPRDQWTSATTRDELANKMAEELSVIPGVTFGFQQPVQMRFNELMTGARQDVVLKIYGDDLGQLEKLANQVGGAIRTISGAKDLYIEQVAGLSQILIKLDRAQIAKFGLNVSDVNRTINTAFAGQSAGLVFEGEKRFELVVRLASDKRQNIDDVRNLYVATPAGQQLPLAQIAEVSIRQVPNQIQRDNTHRRITLGFNVRGRDVESIVAEVQQKVNQRIKFPSGYYVTYGGEFQNLIDAKKRLSIAVPIALGLIFSLLFFTFGSIRQSLLIFMAIPLSAIGGIFALLLRDMPFSISAGVGFIALFGVSVLNGIVLIAEFNRLRHEEGLTDMIEIIRKGAEVRLRPVVMTALVASFGFIPMAISNSAGAEVQKPLATVVIGGLLTATLLTLIVLPILYSLVEKKSLDREAKARQKTATPAKTVASVVALLLLCSGSGWTQAISPAAQTITLDQALQVASARNAQVQIAGLGVSQQQALRRTAYDAGRLSVTAMLGQYNSRRFDNNLTITQTIPNPTLMRRMAELNDLTVANREAGVLVTRNDVQYQVKSTYYDLIYLYQKRHLFQQQDTVLTEFVKAAAVRLRVGETSTLEKATAESQLADQRVRLAQNEANATAARTRLQELLYSREPIDVPMLGLPKLALTLSADTAALVRNPLLRQLQQQIQVAQQTRLVEQARLKPDFLVGLFSQTLVGNQFINGQELYFGPGYRFNGGQVGVTFPLLGQAQKARINAARIGEQMAQTDLQNQQFSLSKQLEQAIRQYTLYRDALAYYEGTGLVQADVIQNHARRAFSGGDIGYVEFSLALQQSLTIRSNYLDLLNQYNQSVLYINYLLGNP; this comes from the coding sequence ATGCTGAACGCTATCATTAAATTCTCGATCCAAAATAAACTCATTATTGGGCTATTGACGCTTGCGTTAGTAATCTGGGGCGGCTGGTCGGTAACGCAATTACCCATTGATGCCGTACCCGATATTACCAATAATCAGGTTCAGGTAATTACCAGCAGTCCCTCATTGGCTGCCGAAGACATCGAGCGACTCGTTACGTTTCCGATTGAAGTCAGTTTGTCAAATATTCCCGATCTAACCGAAATTCGTTCGTTTTCGCGATTTGGCCTGTCCATTGTTACCGTCGTGTTTACGGATGCTACGGATGTATACTGGGCCAGGCAGCAAATAGCCGAACGGCTTCAAAACGTAGCCGGGCAGATTCCACCTGGCGTGGGTACACCCGGTATGAGTCCTGTTACAACTGGACTGGGCGAGATTTTCCAGTATACGGTTGTGCCGAAAAAAGGGTACGAAGGGCGATATTCGCTAACTGACCTCCGCACGATTCAGGATTGGACCATTCGGCGGGGATTGTTAGGAACGCCCGGCGTCGCTGATGTAAGCGGTTTCGGCGGTTTGCTCAAACAATACGAAATTGCGGTTGATCCAGACCGGCTTCGTAGTGTAGGAATCACCATCAATGATGTCTTTACTGCACTCCAGCAAAACAACCAGAATACAGGCGGTGCCTATATTGATAAAAAGCCAAATGCCTATTTCATTCGGTCGGATGGGTTAATTGGTTCAACCGACGATATCGCCAATATCTCCGTACGTCTCAATAATCAGGGCTTTCCCGTGCGCATTCGTGATGTGGCACAGGTACGCATTGGCTCGGCAGTGCGCTACGGGGCCGTTACCCGCAATGGTCAGGGCGAAACAGTAGGGGGCGTTGTGATGATGATTAAAGGAGAAAACTCCTCGGCCGTTATCAAACGGGTAAAGGAAAAGATCACTGAGATCCAGAAAACACTGCCTGAAGGCATAGCCATTGTGCCATTTCTGGATCGGACGAAAATGGTGAATAATGCCATTGGTACGGTAGAGCGCAACCTGCTGGAAGGAGCCATCATTGTCATTTTTGTGCTGGTATTACTGCTCGGGAATTTTCGGGCGGGTTTTGTGGTGGCATCGATCATTCCACTGGCTTTGCTTTTTGCTATTGCCATGATGAATCTGTTCGGTGTTTCGGGGAATCTGATGAGTCTGGGGGCCATTGACTTCGGCTTGATTGTGGATGGGGCTGTGATTATCGTCGAAGCGACGCTTCACCATATTATGCTGCGCAACAAAGACCAGACACTCACTCAGGAACAAATGGACGATGAAGTGTTTGGAGCCGCCAGTCGGATTCGCTCGTCGGCAGCTTTTGGCGAGATTATTATCCTGATTGTTTATCTGCCGATTCTGGCATTATCGGGTATTGAAGGGAAAATGTTCAGACCGATGGCGCTAACCGTAGCTTTTGCTATTCTGGGTGCTTTTATTCTCTCGCTGACGTATGTTCCCATGATTTCGGCCCTGATCCTGAACAAAACGGTTGTGCATAAAGAGACCTTCTCCGATAAGCTTATGAAGCGGATTCAGCGCGTTTATGAGCCAGTTCTGCTAGGCTCGTTACGGTATCGGTTCATTATCTTAACCTGCTCCCTGGCGTTATTGGCTGTTGCCGGAATTCTATTCAGCCGAATGGGAGGTGAATTTATTCCACAACTCGATGAGGGCGATTTTGCCGTTGATACGCGAACCCTGACCGGCAGTTCATTGTCAGAAACCGTTGATGCTACACTAAAAGCAGAGCGTATACTGCTGAAGAAATTTCCCGAAGTGGAGCAGGTAGTGGCCAAAGTCGGCTCTGGCGAAATTCCTACTGACCCCATGCCAATCGAAGCCTCTGACCTGATGGTAATTCTAAAACCCCGCGATCAGTGGACAAGTGCCACCACGCGCGATGAACTGGCGAATAAGATGGCCGAAGAGCTATCAGTTATTCCAGGCGTAACGTTTGGCTTTCAGCAACCCGTGCAAATGCGGTTTAATGAACTTATGACCGGGGCCCGGCAGGATGTTGTTTTGAAAATATACGGCGACGATCTGGGGCAACTGGAAAAACTGGCTAATCAGGTAGGAGGTGCTATTCGTACTATCAGCGGAGCGAAAGACCTCTATATTGAACAGGTGGCTGGTTTGTCGCAGATTCTGATCAAACTCGACCGGGCTCAGATTGCTAAATTCGGCCTGAATGTAAGCGATGTGAATCGTACGATCAATACGGCTTTTGCGGGCCAGTCGGCGGGTCTGGTTTTCGAAGGCGAAAAACGCTTCGAACTGGTCGTCAGACTGGCTTCTGACAAGCGCCAAAACATCGACGATGTTCGTAATTTATATGTGGCCACACCCGCCGGACAGCAGCTGCCACTGGCGCAGATTGCCGAGGTTAGTATAAGGCAGGTGCCGAACCAGATTCAGCGCGATAACACACATCGACGCATTACGCTGGGATTCAACGTTCGGGGCCGCGATGTAGAAAGTATCGTGGCTGAAGTACAGCAAAAGGTGAATCAGCGAATCAAGTTTCCGAGTGGTTATTACGTTACCTACGGAGGAGAGTTTCAGAATCTAATCGACGCCAAAAAACGCCTGTCTATTGCCGTTCCGATTGCGCTGGGGCTAATTTTCTCGTTATTGTTCTTCACATTCGGGTCCATTCGGCAGAGCCTGCTCATCTTTATGGCCATTCCCTTATCAGCCATTGGGGGTATTTTTGCCTTACTACTTCGCGATATGCCATTTAGTATTTCGGCGGGAGTTGGATTTATTGCCCTCTTTGGGGTGTCGGTGCTCAACGGTATTGTCCTGATCGCTGAATTTAACCGACTTAGGCACGAAGAAGGTCTAACCGATATGATCGAGATTATTCGAAAAGGGGCAGAGGTACGCCTTCGGCCCGTTGTCATGACGGCCTTGGTCGCTTCGTTCGGATTCATTCCGATGGCCATTTCGAACTCGGCGGGGGCAGAGGTTCAGAAACCACTGGCAACGGTCGTTATTGGTGGATTGCTAACAGCTACCTTGTTGACGCTAATCGTCTTGCCGATTTTATACTCACTGGTAGAAAAGAAAAGCCTGGATCGTGAGGCAAAAGCCCGCCAGAAAACAGCCACACCCGCTAAAACAGTGGCTTCGGTTGTCGCTTTGCTGCTATTGTGTTCGGGAAGTGGCTGGACTCAGGCCATCAGTCCTGCTGCCCAAACCATTACGCTCGATCAGGCCCTGCAAGTAGCATCTGCACGCAATGCACAGGTACAGATTGCCGGGCTTGGCGTTAGCCAGCAACAGGCCCTGCGCCGAACTGCCTACGACGCCGGACGTCTGTCGGTTACGGCCATGCTGGGGCAGTATAACAGCCGCCGGTTCGATAACAACCTGACCATTACGCAGACCATTCCGAACCCAACGCTGATGCGCCGGATGGCGGAGCTGAACGATCTGACCGTTGCCAATCGAGAGGCCGGTGTATTGGTGACGCGCAATGATGTGCAGTATCAGGTGAAATCGACCTATTATGACCTGATTTATCTGTACCAGAAACGACACTTATTTCAGCAACAGGATACGGTATTGACCGAATTTGTGAAGGCTGCGGCTGTGCGGCTTCGGGTAGGCGAAACGAGCACACTGGAAAAAGCAACGGCCGAAAGCCAACTGGCCGATCAACGCGTACGGCTGGCGCAGAATGAAGCCAACGCTACGGCTGCCCGAACGCGTTTACAGGAGCTTCTGTATAGTCGCGAACCGATCGATGTACCAATGCTGGGATTACCTAAATTAGCGCTAACGCTCTCAGCGGATACGGCGGCTCTGGTTCGGAATCCCTTGCTTCGGCAGCTACAGCAGCAAATTCAGGTGGCTCAGCAAACCCGGCTCGTTGAACAGGCCCGGCTGAAACCCGACTTTCTGGTTGGGTTGTTCAGTCAGACACTCGTTGGAAATCAGTTCATTAATGGGCAGGAGTTGTATTTTGGACCCGGCTATCGGTTCAATGGTGGACAGGTAGGTGTTACGTTCCCATTGTTGGGACAGGCACAAAAAGCCCGCATCAATGCCGCCCGTATTGGTGAACAGATGGCACAAACCGATTTGCAGAATCAGCAGTTTTCACTCAGTAAACAACTGGAGCAAGCCATCAGACAGTATACGCTGTACCGGGATGCCCTTGCTTATTACGAAGGAACCGGGCTTGTTCAGGCCGATGTGATTCAGAATCATGCCCGACGTGCTTTTAGTGGTGGTGATATTGGCTACGTTGAGTTTTCGCTAGCTTTACAGCAATCCCTTACCATCCGGTCAAATTATCTCGACTTGCTGAATCAATACAATCAATCGGTACTTTACATCAATTACCTGCTTGGCAATCCATAA
- a CDS encoding EamA family transporter — protein MQAISSSVSPTPNRVTLWSALVSVYILWGSTYLFIHFMTEQMPPLYMAAMRYIVAGGILYTYARLTGTPRATRIEWQSAGIVGVLLLTVSNGCLTLGIQYIPTGMAALLGGMLPVFLLTLNWVSFGRQRPTNLALAGLLVGLIGIFFLIKPDKLQGTRGVHANVLGSSLVIFGNFAWAIGTLLAPRVSLPSGTISSGIQMIIGGFVLLVISLVMEPVTPWSILVAPPKAIWSMFYLVIFGSIVGFSSYAWLARNAPPQLLSTYAFVNPVVAMLLGTFFAGEVFSSQSLIGAMIALAGVVLITLGRK, from the coding sequence ATGCAAGCCATTTCTTCCTCAGTTTCTCCAACTCCCAATCGTGTCACTCTCTGGTCAGCTTTAGTCTCAGTCTATATTCTGTGGGGTTCGACGTACCTGTTCATCCACTTCATGACGGAGCAGATGCCTCCTCTCTACATGGCTGCCATGCGGTATATTGTAGCGGGAGGTATTCTGTATACGTACGCCCGACTAACGGGTACGCCACGCGCAACCCGGATCGAATGGCAATCGGCAGGAATTGTAGGTGTTTTGCTATTGACTGTTTCCAATGGCTGCCTAACCCTTGGTATTCAATACATTCCAACCGGTATGGCCGCTTTGCTGGGTGGAATGCTACCCGTATTTCTGCTGACACTTAACTGGGTATCCTTTGGACGCCAACGGCCGACTAATCTGGCACTGGCCGGATTACTGGTTGGTTTAATCGGTATTTTTTTCCTCATAAAACCGGACAAGCTACAGGGAACCAGGGGGGTGCATGCAAATGTCCTTGGTTCCAGTCTGGTCATATTCGGCAATTTTGCCTGGGCAATCGGTACGCTACTGGCTCCCCGAGTATCGCTCCCATCGGGTACGATTTCCAGCGGAATTCAAATGATTATTGGCGGATTCGTTCTACTGGTCATCAGCTTAGTAATGGAGCCTGTTACTCCCTGGAGCATCTTGGTAGCTCCTCCCAAAGCTATCTGGTCCATGTTCTATCTGGTCATTTTTGGCAGTATCGTCGGATTTTCATCCTACGCCTGGCTGGCACGGAATGCACCGCCCCAACTCCTGTCGACCTATGCATTTGTGAATCCGGTAGTGGCCATGCTACTGGGTACGTTTTTTGCCGGGGAAGTATTCTCAAGCCAGTCACTCATTGGGGCAATGATTGCCCTGGCAGGGGTAGTACTGATCACATTGGGCAGGAAATAG
- a CDS encoding DJ-1/PfpI family protein: MRTVAILLFNEIEVLDFAGPFEVFGIAGKVAGKPHFQVFTVAERGPVYARNGLCVTPTYLLNDHPKADIIIVPGGGGYHTDGTPFGSRREMDNPAILNWVRRSAETAELVLSVCTGALILAKAGLLEALSATTHYMAIDSLSQLAPNTTVLPAERYVDNGQIITSAGISAGIDMSLYVVGRLLGKDIADETAEYMQYDYWK; the protein is encoded by the coding sequence ATGCGCACCGTAGCTATTCTGCTTTTCAACGAAATTGAGGTTCTGGACTTCGCCGGGCCATTTGAAGTCTTCGGCATAGCGGGTAAAGTAGCTGGCAAACCCCATTTTCAGGTTTTTACGGTTGCCGAACGAGGTCCCGTTTATGCCCGCAATGGTCTATGTGTAACGCCAACGTATCTGTTAAATGATCACCCAAAAGCCGACATCATTATTGTGCCGGGTGGTGGCGGCTACCATACCGACGGAACACCCTTTGGTTCACGACGCGAAATGGATAATCCTGCCATTCTAAACTGGGTTCGTCGATCGGCCGAAACAGCGGAGTTGGTCCTTTCGGTTTGTACCGGAGCGTTAATACTGGCGAAAGCGGGTTTGCTCGAAGCCCTCTCCGCGACTACGCATTACATGGCTATCGACAGTCTTTCTCAGCTAGCGCCCAACACAACCGTCCTTCCGGCTGAACGCTATGTCGATAATGGCCAGATCATTACCTCTGCGGGCATTTCGGCCGGAATCGATATGTCATTGTATGTTGTTGGCAGGCTCCTCGGTAAAGACATTGCCGACGAAACAGCCGAATACATGCAGTATGATTATTGGAAATGA
- a CDS encoding SDR family NAD(P)-dependent oxidoreductase → MTDFVNQTAIITGAGQGIGFAIARALAKQGANVVLNDYDEALAHKAADAIQQDGYRCEAYPGDVSEVSFIEQMVDTAVSRFGSVDIAIANAGITIFGDIFTTTPDAFQKIVNVNLRGSFFLAQAAARQMREQGKGGSMLFMSSVVGHQAHPGLPVYSMTKAGLEMLAKQLVIDFSPLGITVNAIAPGATLTERTLDDPTYIPIWSRITPMGRPATVEDIANAALFLVSPSSRHITGQSLVVDGGWTSVSPPPVE, encoded by the coding sequence ATGACTGATTTTGTTAACCAAACCGCTATCATTACTGGTGCCGGACAGGGAATTGGCTTTGCTATTGCCCGCGCCCTTGCTAAACAGGGTGCCAATGTAGTACTCAACGATTATGATGAAGCACTGGCTCATAAAGCCGCTGATGCCATACAACAGGATGGCTATCGTTGTGAAGCATACCCTGGCGACGTCTCCGAGGTTTCGTTTATTGAACAGATGGTCGATACTGCCGTCAGCAGATTCGGTTCGGTAGACATCGCGATCGCCAATGCGGGTATTACTATTTTTGGCGATATCTTCACCACAACACCCGATGCATTCCAGAAAATTGTCAATGTGAACTTACGCGGGAGCTTTTTTCTGGCGCAGGCCGCTGCCCGTCAGATGCGTGAGCAGGGCAAAGGAGGAAGCATGTTGTTTATGTCGTCGGTAGTAGGGCACCAGGCGCACCCCGGTCTGCCCGTCTACAGTATGACCAAAGCAGGACTGGAAATGCTGGCGAAGCAACTGGTTATCGATTTTTCACCCCTTGGCATTACCGTAAATGCCATTGCGCCGGGCGCTACGTTAACCGAACGTACCCTGGATGATCCGACATATATCCCGATCTGGTCGCGCATTACACCGATGGGCCGCCCGGCCACTGTCGAGGATATTGCCAATGCGGCTCTGTTTCTGGTTTCGCCATCCTCTCGCCATATAACGGGCCAAAGCCTGGTCGTTGATGGCGGATGGACCAGCGTAAGCCCACCGCCGGTAGAGTGA
- a CDS encoding VOC family protein, translated as MKRVTGIGGLFFKAEKPDELRNWYGTHLGFQTDQYGATFEWRHADDAEQKGYTQWSTFAKDSTYFAPSSKDFMFNFQVENLTELLAVLKAEGVTVIGEIEEYDYGKFGWIMDPEGNKIELWEPKAAE; from the coding sequence ATGAAGCGAGTAACTGGAATTGGAGGGCTATTTTTTAAAGCTGAAAAGCCTGATGAACTCAGGAATTGGTACGGCACTCATCTGGGATTTCAGACTGATCAGTATGGCGCTACATTTGAATGGAGACATGCTGACGACGCAGAGCAAAAAGGCTATACACAATGGTCAACGTTTGCTAAAGACTCTACGTATTTTGCGCCGTCCAGTAAGGATTTCATGTTTAATTTTCAGGTTGAAAATTTGACCGAGTTGCTCGCAGTATTGAAGGCTGAAGGGGTAACGGTTATCGGCGAAATTGAAGAATATGATTACGGTAAATTTGGCTGGATTATGGACCCGGAAGGCAATAAAATCGAACTTTGGGAGCCCAAAGCCGCTGAATAG
- a CDS encoding IlvD/Edd family dehydratase — MPLRSRDWFGRTGKDGFIYRAWMKNQGFPHHEFEGKPVIGICNTWSELTPCNAHFRELAEAIKRGVWEAGGFPLEFPVMSLGECQIKPTAMLFRNLASMDVEESIRGNSIDAVILMCGCDKTTPSLVMGACSVDIPTLVVSGGPMLAGRFQGRKIGTSDLWRFAEAFKMGEMSQAEFVAAEASMARSQGHCAVMGTASTMAAMVESLGLALPDNATIPAADSRRKVLAHLTGMRAVELAREGITPSKILTRQAFENAIMINAALGGSTNFILHLTAIAGRVGVDLSLDDFDTLSAKIPLLTNLQPSGEHFVEDLFYAGGLPAVIRELRDYLNNDAITVNGRTIGENCADAQCYDPAVIATVGQPFKPESGVAVLRGNLCLNGAVIKPSAASPALMQHTGRAVVFENIDDYKARIDDPDLDVDPGCVLVLKNVGPKGYPGMPEVGNMQLPAKILALGVHDMVRISDGRMSGTGFGTVILHVSPEAAVGGNLALVQNGDLITLDVENRSLHLHVSDEELAGRLVHFKPLDLGYDRGYVNLYIRHVTQAHEGADFDFLRGGSGSEVKRDSH; from the coding sequence ATGCCCCTACGTTCCCGAGATTGGTTTGGCCGCACCGGAAAAGACGGCTTTATTTATCGTGCCTGGATGAAAAACCAGGGTTTCCCGCACCATGAGTTTGAGGGAAAACCCGTTATTGGTATTTGTAATACCTGGTCGGAACTGACGCCCTGCAACGCACATTTTCGCGAACTGGCCGAAGCCATCAAACGAGGGGTTTGGGAAGCGGGTGGTTTTCCGCTTGAATTTCCCGTGATGTCGTTGGGCGAATGCCAGATCAAGCCGACTGCCATGTTATTCCGCAATCTCGCCAGTATGGATGTGGAAGAAAGCATTCGTGGCAACTCGATCGATGCGGTCATTCTGATGTGTGGTTGCGATAAAACTACGCCTTCTCTCGTGATGGGAGCCTGTAGCGTCGACATTCCTACGCTTGTCGTATCGGGCGGACCGATGCTGGCCGGTCGTTTTCAGGGCCGAAAGATTGGAACGAGTGATCTCTGGCGGTTTGCCGAAGCCTTTAAAATGGGCGAGATGAGCCAGGCTGAGTTTGTGGCTGCTGAAGCCAGTATGGCTCGTTCGCAGGGGCACTGTGCCGTGATGGGAACAGCCTCCACAATGGCGGCCATGGTCGAATCGCTGGGGTTAGCACTACCCGACAATGCAACCATTCCGGCAGCCGATTCGCGTCGGAAAGTACTCGCTCATCTGACCGGTATGCGGGCCGTTGAGCTCGCGCGTGAAGGCATAACACCATCGAAGATTCTCACCCGGCAGGCGTTTGAAAATGCCATTATGATCAATGCCGCATTGGGTGGCTCAACCAATTTTATCCTCCATCTGACGGCCATTGCCGGGCGGGTGGGCGTCGATCTATCGCTCGATGATTTCGATACGCTATCGGCTAAAATCCCACTGTTGACCAATCTGCAACCTTCTGGCGAACATTTCGTGGAAGATCTGTTCTATGCCGGAGGCTTACCGGCCGTTATCCGTGAACTTCGGGACTATCTCAACAACGACGCCATAACCGTTAACGGTCGAACCATTGGTGAAAACTGTGCCGATGCGCAATGCTATGACCCCGCCGTAATTGCAACGGTCGGGCAACCCTTCAAACCCGAGTCGGGTGTAGCCGTTTTGCGGGGTAATCTCTGCCTGAACGGGGCTGTCATAAAACCCTCGGCGGCATCGCCTGCACTGATGCAGCATACGGGTCGGGCTGTAGTTTTTGAAAACATCGATGACTACAAAGCGCGAATCGACGATCCTGATCTGGATGTTGATCCGGGTTGTGTTCTGGTCCTGAAAAACGTTGGTCCCAAAGGGTATCCGGGTATGCCTGAAGTAGGGAACATGCAGCTCCCCGCCAAGATACTGGCACTGGGAGTTCATGATATGGTTCGCATTTCAGATGGCCGGATGAGTGGTACCGGTTTCGGCACGGTTATTCTGCACGTTTCGCCCGAAGCAGCCGTTGGCGGTAATCTGGCACTTGTGCAAAATGGTGATCTGATTACACTCGATGTTGAAAACCGGAGCCTTCATCTGCATGTGTCGGATGAAGAACTGGCTGGCCGGCTCGTTCATTTCAAACCGCTTGACCTGGGTTATGATCGGGGCTATGTAAATCTGTATATTCGCCACGTTACGCAGGCTCACGAAGGAGCCGACTTCGATTTTCTACGGGGCGGTTCGGGTAGTGAAGTAAAGCGTGATTCACACTAA
- a CDS encoding lytic transglycosylase domain-containing protein → MLKRVGFSLLMAVIRPAVTVAAKFTATTVPNLNPSTISSANHSDATRSGATRSGLMQSDATRSDMSRTSAKAALLATALNAPELPLLDVDFCGECLPLDKIDVVDRWKHVFTLFRSHASDLGNLRERAEAFFPIIDPILEKYDIPDDFRYVPLAESALRPKAVSRAGAAGYWQLMPGTARSLGLRVGGRIDERFNVLKATDAACRYLRKLYDQLGSWSLVAAAYNAGPGLMKNQLKRHEHRDYYQMSLPRETKYYLYRVLLYKEVMSRPNDYSSFLSPVPQTAYRFQPLASAIQIG, encoded by the coding sequence TTGTTAAAGCGAGTTGGATTTTCTTTATTGATGGCCGTAATTCGTCCGGCTGTCACGGTTGCTGCAAAGTTTACCGCCACCACAGTCCCCAATCTCAACCCATCTACGATTAGCTCTGCAAATCATTCGGACGCGACCCGGTCTGGCGCGACCCGGTCAGGGCTGATGCAATCCGATGCAACGCGGTCTGACATGTCCCGCACCAGTGCCAAAGCAGCCTTACTGGCAACGGCACTTAACGCCCCGGAGCTTCCTTTGCTCGATGTCGATTTCTGCGGAGAGTGCCTGCCACTCGACAAGATCGATGTTGTTGACCGCTGGAAACATGTATTTACGCTGTTTCGTAGTCACGCCAGCGATCTGGGCAACCTCCGTGAACGGGCCGAGGCATTTTTCCCGATTATCGATCCGATTCTGGAGAAATACGACATTCCTGATGATTTCCGCTACGTTCCCCTTGCCGAAAGTGCGTTACGTCCAAAAGCGGTTTCACGAGCAGGTGCAGCAGGTTACTGGCAATTAATGCCTGGCACTGCCCGTTCGTTGGGGTTACGGGTAGGTGGACGTATTGATGAGCGTTTCAATGTGCTTAAAGCAACAGATGCCGCCTGTCGATACCTGCGAAAACTATATGATCAGTTGGGTTCATGGTCGTTGGTAGCCGCAGCGTACAACGCCGGGCCGGGCCTGATGAAAAATCAACTAAAACGCCACGAACACCGCGATTACTACCAGATGAGCCTTCCACGCGAAACCAAATATTACCTCTACCGCGTGTTGCTCTACAAAGAAGTAATGTCTCGCCCGAACGATTATTCGTCCTTTTTGTCTCCTGTTCCACAAACAGCCTATCGATTTCAGCCTCTGGCGTCAGCTATACAAATCGGTTAA
- a CDS encoding RNA polymerase sigma factor: MAAFFRSSVNKVAVQPSFSQFQQDEQAFYEALRANDQQAWDYLMIQVHNQFVVPQSRQNYDYDTLISAYTEGLAVVKDNILSGRFTHEKAKVTTYAHSVCRFTLLNLYDKDKRRQEVSPFQEQSADESEESSSAVRDEAVDWLLQTDIDDHSWALEPLKLAMSGLKDRCQTILRLFYIDEVPDREAAIQLNINEANLRQQRRNCVMGLRQSFNQLKNSYL; this comes from the coding sequence ATGGCCGCATTTTTTCGTAGTTCAGTCAATAAGGTCGCCGTGCAGCCATCATTCAGCCAGTTTCAACAGGACGAACAGGCATTTTATGAAGCACTTCGGGCCAACGATCAACAAGCCTGGGACTATCTGATGATTCAGGTTCACAATCAGTTTGTTGTTCCGCAATCCCGTCAGAATTATGACTATGATACGTTAATTTCAGCCTATACCGAAGGGCTGGCTGTTGTTAAAGACAACATTTTAAGCGGTCGTTTTACGCACGAGAAAGCCAAAGTCACAACCTATGCGCATAGCGTTTGCCGGTTTACACTACTTAATCTGTATGACAAAGACAAACGTCGGCAGGAAGTATCGCCGTTTCAGGAGCAATCAGCAGATGAGTCAGAAGAAAGTTCGTCGGCAGTTCGTGATGAAGCGGTCGACTGGCTCCTTCAGACAGATATCGACGATCATAGCTGGGCGCTTGAGCCACTCAAACTCGCTATGTCTGGCCTGAAAGATCGTTGTCAGACCATTTTGCGCCTGTTTTATATTGACGAAGTTCCTGACCGCGAAGCCGCCATTCAACTCAATATCAACGAAGCTAATCTACGCCAGCAACGTCGCAACTGCGTCATGGGGCTTCGACAGTCCTTTAACCAACTAAAAAACTCGTATTTATAA